AGCGCCGACCCCGCCAAGGACATCTCCATCCTCAACGCTGCCCTGACGCTGGAGCACGAGGCGATCAACGCCTACCAGCTCGGGGCCGCCAGCGGCCTGCTGCAAAAGCCCGTGATGGAGGTGGCGGTGCAGTTCCAGGGCCATCACAAGGCCCACCGCGACGCGCTCGCCGCCACCATCCAGAAGCTGGGCGGCCGGCCGGTGGAAGAGATGAAGCTGCAGGACTATGCGCAGGCGCTCAATGCGAGCCAGCTGCGCAACCAGGGCGACGTGCTGGCGTTGGCGGTCCGGCTGGAACTCGTTGCCGCCAACACCTACCTCAGCGTGATCCCCGCCTTCGGGCAGCGCGAGCTGGGACAGGTCGCGGGCCGGCTCGCGGCCGACGAGACCATGCACTACACCGTGCTGTTGAACACCCTGGGGCGGCCGCTGCCCACGTCGGCCCTGAGTTTCGGCGCGTGACCGGAGCCGCACGGCGCGGCGTGGAACGTGTCTAATGGCGGCACCACCGAACGACGAGCATGGACGGCCGTGACTCCGAAGGGCGCCTGATCGCGCTGCTCCGCGTGATCGCCGAGGGCGACGTCAACGCGCAGCAGGCGCGCGAGGCCGCCTTCCGCGAGCTGTACGAGCGCACGTCCGCGCGCATGTACGGCCTTGCCTTGCGGGTCACGGGCGATCGCGATTCCGCCGAAGACGTGCTGCAGGACGCCTTCCTGTCCATCTGGCGCGTCGCCGATACCTACCGCGACGCGCTCAGCCCGCCGCTGGCATGGATGGGCGTGGTGGTGCGCAGCCGCGCGCTGGACTTGCTGCGGCGGCGTGCCGCCCAGCGCGCCGACCGGACCGTGGAGTTCGACGAGTCCGTGCACGACGCCGCCGGCGACGGCAACGCCACGCCGCTGGACCTCACCGAGTCGAGCGAGCAGGCCTGGGCGCTGCACGAGTGCCTGCGCAAGCTCGAAGCGCGGCAGCGCGAGGTGCTCAGCCTCGCGTACCTGCGCGACCTGAGCCATAGCGAGCTGGCGCGGCAGCTCAAGCTGCCCATCGGCACCGTCAAGAGCTGGATCCGCCGCGGCATCGACCAGCTGCGCGGCTGCATGGCGCACTACGCCTGAGGAGCCGCCGCTTGGAACTGCTGCGACATCCCGAACTGGCCGATCGGCTGGCGGCCGCCCATGCCCTGGGAACCTTGCGCGGCGGTGCGCGGCGGCGCTTCGAGGCACTCGCCCGGCACGATCCGCGCCTGCGCGCGCTGGCCCTGATCTGGCAGGAGCGAATTGCAGCCATGACCGAATTGCAGCCGCAGGAGGGACCGAGCGCCGAGGTCTGGAAGCGCATCCAGATCGAGCTGCGGCGCGAGCGGGCCATCGCGGCCGCCGGCGCGCCCGACGCGAAGGGCGGCGGATGGCTATCGCGCTGGGCGTGGCCGGGAGTCGCACTGGCCGGCGCGCTGGCCACGCTGGCGGCCGTTGCCATCAACCTGCAGCTCGGATCGCGCCTGCAGGAGCGGGAGGGCGCGCTGGCCCTGGCCCAGGCCGAGAGCGCGGCGGCGGTCCAGCAGAACACGCAGCTGGTGTCCCAGCTCGGCGCCACCCCCCAGATCCGCTATGTGGCGGTGCTGCAGGATGACAGCGCCAAGCCGGCGGTGCTGGTCACCTTCGACCTGCGCAGCAGCACGCTCACCTTGCGGCGGGTGGGCGACTTCCGCGAAGGCGCGGAACGCTCGCTGCAGCTGTGGGCCTTGCCGGCGAGCGGCGGGCCCCGTTCGCTCGGCGTGCTGGGCGAGGGTGGCGAGGTGCGCCTCACCGCCGAGGAACAGGCGGTTCGCGAAGTGCCGGCGCTGGCCATCAGCCTGGAGCCCAAGGGCGGAGTGCCCTCCGAGCGCGGACCGACCGGCCCCGTGCTGTTCAAGGGCGCGCTGCTGCCGACATCCTGACCGGATCAGTGCCGCCGGAGCAGGCGGCTCGCGTCCACGCGCTGAACAGCCCGCGCCCGGAGCTGGCCGCAGCCGCCGTCGACATCCTGGCCCGCCGAGTGCCGCAGCTTGGTCAGGATGCCGCGGCGGTGCAGGCTGCGCGCGAGCGAGGCCGCACGTTCCCAGGAGGGGCGGTGGAAGTCGAGGCCTTCCACCTTGTTGAAGGGGATCATGTTCAGCACGCCGTACCTGCCGGCCAGCAGGCGCACGATGCCATCGAGTTCGTCGTCACCATCGTTGACGCCTTCCAGCAGCGTCCACTGGTACTGGATCGGGTAGCCGGTCGCGCGCGCATAGGCGTCGCCGCGTTCCACCAGTTCCTCCGGCGTCATCTGCGGCGCGCGCGGCAACAGGCGTTCGCGCAGTTCGGCCTTGGTCGTGTGCAGGGAAAGCGCCAGCGCCGGCTTCACTTTCTGCTGCGGCAGGCGCTCGAAGACGCGCGGGTCGCCCACCGTCGACAGCACCAGGTTCTTGTGGCCGACGTTGCCGGCGGTGCCGAGCAGATCGATCGCTTCCAGCACGTTGTCCAGGTTGTGCGCCGGCTCGCCCATGCCCATGAACACGACTTTCTTCACCGGCCGGCGCCGGCGCGCCAATACCACCTGGGCGACCATCTCGGCGCTGCCGACCTGCCGCACCAGGCCGCTCTGGCCCGTCATGCAGAACAGGCAGCCGACGGCGCAGCCGACCTGGGACGAAATGCACAGGCCGTCGCGCGGCAGCAGCACGCTTTCGACCATCTGGCCGTCGGCCAGGCCGACCAGCAGGCGCTCGGAGCCGTCCTCGCCGGGATGGATCGAGACGACCCGCGCCAGGCCGTCGAGCTCGGCCTCGATGGCTGGCAGCGCCTCGCGCAAGGCCTGCGGCAGGAAGTCCTCGACGCGCCGCTTGCCGCTGTCCTGCGGCAGGGCCTGGGACCACAGGCGCAGCACCCGGAACGCGTGGGACGGGCCGGCACCTGCCGCGTGCAGGCGGGATCGGAGATCGGAAATTCGCATGGCTCGGTGAAGGTCGTCCAGTGCACCGGACGGGGCGATTGTCCTCGTTCCGCAGCTCGTCGGGACACGCTCAGCCAGCGCAGGCACACGGGGCGGCGCCTATATTTGTACCAGTGGCGTGAAATTCGACGCGTTCGGAACCGGAGAAGCCAATGCCAGATGTCAGCTCCGACGGTGTTTCGATTCACTACGAACTCAAGGGCCAAGGTTCCCCGGTGCTGCTGCTGGCGGGGCTGGCGGGCGTGGGCGCCTCCTGGGGCCCGCAGATCGATCTGTTCGCCGCGCATCACCAGGTGATCGTGCCGGATCACCGCGGCACCGGCGCGTCCGGACGCACCGCACGCGGCATGACGATCGTGCAGCATGCGCGGGACATGGCGCGGGTCGTGGAGGCGGTCGGGTGCGGGCCGGTCCACGCGGTGGGCTCCTCGACCGGCGGTGCCATCGTGCAACGGCTGGCGATCCATCACCGCGAATTGCTGCGCAGCGCGACCATCGTCTCTTCGATTGCGCGCGCGGACGCCTTCTACCGCCGTCAGTTCGACATGCGGCGCCGCATGTTGACCGATTCGGGGCTGCGCGCGTCCACCGAGGCCAACGCGCTGTTCCTCTTCGACCCGCGGTTCACGCGCGAACACCCGGAGCGGGTGCAGGCGTGGGTGGATGCGACGGCAGCAGGCACCTTCGAACCGGAAATCGGCTTCGCCCGGATCGACATGATCGTGGGGCACGACGCCTTCGATGAGCTTCCCTCGATCACGACACCGACGCTGGTGCTGGTGGGCGAGCGCGATTTCTGCGCCCCGCCGCACCTGTCCGCGGAGCTTGCCGGGCGGATTCCGAAAGCCGAGTTTGCCGTCCTGGACGGTGGGCACTTCATCTTCCTGGAGGAGCCCGAACTGCTGCACGACACGGTCGAGGCCTTCATCGCCAGGCACGAGCGTTGATGAGCCTGGCTCTCCGCGTGACGTTGAACCCAATCTGCACTGACCGCAACCCATGGAAAGGAAGGCATCCAACCACCTCAGGAGATCCCCATGCAAATCGCCCGACATGCTTTGGTCGCCGTCACCTTTGGCCTCGCGCTCAGCGGCGCAATGGCCGACGGAGTCCGGGTCTCTTCCACCGGAGGCGTGCAGCAGCTCAGCGACGCACGCGGCAAGGCCAAGTCGACGACGAACCCGGCACCGTCTTCGTCCGGGTCCACCTCGACCCCCACCACGCCGACCACCACGGGTCAGTCTCCGCGGCCTTCGGCGCCGTTCAATCCAGTCCAAATCCGATTCTGAACCCCGGCGCCCGGGGCCGGATCACGCTTCCGGCGTGGGGCCCATCGCGAGCGCCTGCCCGCCGCCGAAGCTCGTCTGGCGCGGCTCGGGCCCGCCGGGTACGACACGCACGGCGCAGTACTTGAACTCAGGAATCTTCCCGATCGGATCCAGCGCT
Above is a window of Ramlibacter tataouinensis DNA encoding:
- a CDS encoding ferritin-like domain-containing protein; translated protein: MQATLASRRSFIGTSGMLSAAAVVLLAGRDSLAQGMSADPAKDISILNAALTLEHEAINAYQLGAASGLLQKPVMEVAVQFQGHHKAHRDALAATIQKLGGRPVEEMKLQDYAQALNASQLRNQGDVLALAVRLELVAANTYLSVIPAFGQRELGQVAGRLAADETMHYTVLLNTLGRPLPTSALSFGA
- a CDS encoding RNA polymerase sigma factor, producing MDGRDSEGRLIALLRVIAEGDVNAQQAREAAFRELYERTSARMYGLALRVTGDRDSAEDVLQDAFLSIWRVADTYRDALSPPLAWMGVVVRSRALDLLRRRAAQRADRTVEFDESVHDAAGDGNATPLDLTESSEQAWALHECLRKLEARQREVLSLAYLRDLSHSELARQLKLPIGTVKSWIRRGIDQLRGCMAHYA
- a CDS encoding anti-sigma factor domain-containing protein, which produces MELLRHPELADRLAAAHALGTLRGGARRRFEALARHDPRLRALALIWQERIAAMTELQPQEGPSAEVWKRIQIELRRERAIAAAGAPDAKGGGWLSRWAWPGVALAGALATLAAVAINLQLGSRLQEREGALALAQAESAAAVQQNTQLVSQLGATPQIRYVAVLQDDSAKPAVLVTFDLRSSTLTLRRVGDFREGAERSLQLWALPASGGPRSLGVLGEGGEVRLTAEEQAVREVPALAISLEPKGGVPSERGPTGPVLFKGALLPTS
- a CDS encoding RNA methyltransferase, with the translated sequence MRISDLRSRLHAAGAGPSHAFRVLRLWSQALPQDSGKRRVEDFLPQALREALPAIEAELDGLARVVSIHPGEDGSERLLVGLADGQMVESVLLPRDGLCISSQVGCAVGCLFCMTGQSGLVRQVGSAEMVAQVVLARRRRPVKKVVFMGMGEPAHNLDNVLEAIDLLGTAGNVGHKNLVLSTVGDPRVFERLPQQKVKPALALSLHTTKAELRERLLPRAPQMTPEELVERGDAYARATGYPIQYQWTLLEGVNDGDDELDGIVRLLAGRYGVLNMIPFNKVEGLDFHRPSWERAASLARSLHRRGILTKLRHSAGQDVDGGCGQLRARAVQRVDASRLLRRH
- a CDS encoding alpha/beta fold hydrolase, which gives rise to MPDVSSDGVSIHYELKGQGSPVLLLAGLAGVGASWGPQIDLFAAHHQVIVPDHRGTGASGRTARGMTIVQHARDMARVVEAVGCGPVHAVGSSTGGAIVQRLAIHHRELLRSATIVSSIARADAFYRRQFDMRRRMLTDSGLRASTEANALFLFDPRFTREHPERVQAWVDATAAGTFEPEIGFARIDMIVGHDAFDELPSITTPTLVLVGERDFCAPPHLSAELAGRIPKAEFAVLDGGHFIFLEEPELLHDTVEAFIARHER